ACTTCCAGATGGGGCGGGTGCGGGCCATCGAGACCCGCCGCTGGTGGCTCCGGGTGGGCAACGACGGCATCAGCGCCGCGGTGAGTCCATCCGGCGCCGTCACCGTGCGCGCGGCACGCTTTACGGCGCAGGCAGTGCCGGTGACCTTCACCCTGCAGTCCGGCCAGACCCTGGCCGTGCGGTGGGGCGACGCAGTGCCTGCCGGCGTTGCCCTCGGATGGCTGCTGGGCACGGTCGTCCTGCGGCGCCGACCGGGAGGTGAGGGTGGGCCGTCCGCCGGTGAGGGAATCGAGTGACGTCGGGTGGGACCGCCGCGGCACACCATGCTGCGGCGGCAGGGGCGTTCTCGCCTGGAGCTGGACATCTTGACCGGGTTCAGGCCGCGGATGGCCGCAGCGCGCGCCGGTTGTCCACGCTCCTGCCTGGCTGCAGATGCCCGGTCTCCACCTGCGGTTCGCCGACCGCCGCAACGCCTCGGCGCTGGAGTCATCCGACACGGCGTTTCCTGTTCTGACGGTGGGGGTGCTGAGGCCTTCGCCACCGACCATCCCGGGCGCAGATCGCCCCCACCGCTGGAGGTTCCCATGAAATCCGTTCTGCTTGTCCTGACCGCGCTGCTGTCATCGACTGCTCTGGCCCACACGGAGGTGACGGCCATCACCCCCAGGCGCAGTGCAGTCGTGATCGCCCCCAAGGTGGTGACGCTGACCATCAGTGAGCCCGTGAACCTGCGCTTCTGCACCGTCCGCGTGATGGCCATTCCGGTGGGCAAGACGGCCGCGCAGGCGTCCGCACTGGCCCTCGCCGCGAAGAATGGAGCGCCCCAACTGGCCAGCGTGACCCAGGCCGCGTCGGGGCTGTCCACCGTGGTCTGTGTTCCCCTGAGGCCGGCGTTGACGGCCGGTGCGTACGTGATCGCGTGGAAACTCCTGTCCGATGACGGGCACCCGGTGACGGGCTTCAGTACCTTCCGCGTGAAGTGAGACCGTGGCCGCTGCCCTCACCGCCCTGAGCTACCTGGGCCTGGCGCTGCTGCTGGGCAGTGTGCTGGCCCGCCGCTGGCTCACGCCCGGCCATCCTGGGTGGTGGCCGGGCGCGGTGGGGTGCGCGCTGCTCCTGCTCGCCTGGGCCGGGCAGGTGGCCCTCACGCTGAGCGTCCTGGGCCTGACGGGTCCTGCGGACATGATCGCGTACGCCACGGGAACAGCGACCGGCCGCGCGATGCTGACTGGCCTGCTCGGCGCTCTCGCGGCGCTCGTGGCGGAGGTGGCCGCGTGGCCCACGCTGCTGAGCGTGGTTGCAGTGGGCGTGAGCCTCTGGGGCGCGGCGGGGATCGGGCACGGGGACGGCCACGGTGTCTGGGTTCGGCTGCTGCACGCCCTGCATGCCGGCGCCATGGGCGTGTGGGTGGGCGGCGTGCTCGCGTTGGTGGGGACGGCCCGGCCCCTCGTTCCAGCCCTCGCGTGGCGTTTTACCCCGGCGGCGGTGGGGAGCGTGCTCGTGCTGGCCGGTACTGGGCTGCTGATGGCGTCGCAGCAGCTGCCCCGCCTGAGCGCGTGGGCGGAGAGCCGGTACGGCCAGACCCTGCTGGTGAAGCTGACGTTGGCCCTGCTGGCGCTGGTGGCGTCCCTGCTGGTCCGGCGCGCGTTCGCCCGTCGGCGAGGGGTGCGGTTCCAGCTGGTTCGCGAGGCCCTGCTCCTGATGGGCGTG
This is a stretch of genomic DNA from Deinococcus metalli. It encodes these proteins:
- a CDS encoding copper resistance CopC family protein, whose protein sequence is MKSVLLVLTALLSSTALAHTEVTAITPRRSAVVIAPKVVTLTISEPVNLRFCTVRVMAIPVGKTAAQASALALAAKNGAPQLASVTQAASGLSTVVCVPLRPALTAGAYVIAWKLLSDDGHPVTGFSTFRVK